The following proteins are co-located in the Planifilum fimeticola genome:
- a CDS encoding uracil-DNA glycosylase: MVAGEEYRLIQQYDSTGVVNRMTLEELRKKYADCTRCPLHERRTRFVFGEGNPRSPLMFVGEGPGADEDRMGRPFVGRAGQLLNKMLEAAEIPREEIYITNIVKCRPPGNRTPTVEEMETCIDILREQFKVIRPKLIVTLGSAPTRAILDPKARITRIRGQWFERKGVRIMPTFHPAYLLRNPASKKEAWIDFQAIRDAYREVLAERESGEILT; the protein is encoded by the coding sequence GTGGTAGCGGGCGAGGAGTACCGCCTTATTCAACAATACGACAGCACGGGTGTGGTGAACCGAATGACGCTGGAAGAGCTGAGGAAAAAATACGCTGATTGTACCCGTTGTCCGTTGCATGAGCGGCGGACCCGTTTCGTTTTCGGGGAGGGAAATCCCCGCTCTCCGTTGATGTTCGTGGGGGAAGGGCCGGGGGCCGACGAGGATCGGATGGGTCGCCCCTTCGTCGGCCGTGCGGGCCAGTTGCTGAACAAGATGTTGGAGGCGGCGGAGATCCCCCGGGAGGAGATCTACATCACCAATATCGTCAAGTGCCGGCCGCCGGGGAACCGGACTCCCACGGTGGAGGAGATGGAGACGTGCATCGACATCCTCCGGGAGCAGTTTAAGGTGATTCGACCGAAGCTGATCGTCACCCTGGGTTCCGCCCCCACGCGGGCGATCCTCGATCCGAAGGCGCGGATCACCCGGATTCGGGGACAGTGGTTTGAACGCAAAGGGGTGCGGATCATGCCGACTTTCCACCCGGCTTACCTCCTGCGCAACCCGGCCAGCAAAAAGGAGGCCTGGATCGACTTCCAGGCGATCCGCGACGCCTATCGGGAGGTGCTGGCGGAGAGGGAATCGGGGGAGATCCTTACATAG
- a CDS encoding B3/B4 domain-containing protein, which translates to MVILDSELRNLLPNLKLIIIRYEGCTVSHSPLPFRGRFRLFLEHLRIEHDLEKIGKLQPIREWREAFRRLGSSPSRYRPSAEALLRRVLKGETVHEVNSAVDVNNFFSLKYLLPFGIYDADALEGDVTATVGKAGDGYPALNGRDVSMENKLLLRDESGPFGSPYVDSSRTAVTEKTSRCLQVIFHLDTIEGEDPERIADTVASSFTQINGGRAKSEVIS; encoded by the coding sequence ATGGTAATCCTTGACTCCGAACTCCGCAACCTTCTGCCCAACCTGAAACTGATCATCATCCGGTACGAAGGATGCACCGTCAGCCACTCCCCCCTTCCCTTCCGCGGTCGGTTTCGGCTGTTTCTGGAGCATCTCCGGATCGAACACGACCTGGAAAAGATCGGGAAGCTTCAACCGATCCGCGAATGGCGGGAAGCGTTTCGACGGCTGGGTTCCTCCCCTTCCCGTTACCGCCCGTCGGCGGAAGCCCTGCTGCGCCGGGTGCTGAAGGGGGAGACCGTTCACGAAGTGAACAGCGCCGTCGATGTGAACAACTTTTTTTCCTTGAAATATCTGCTTCCTTTCGGCATCTACGACGCCGACGCCCTGGAAGGGGACGTCACCGCGACCGTCGGAAAAGCGGGTGACGGTTATCCTGCGCTGAACGGCCGGGACGTGTCGATGGAAAACAAATTGCTCCTTCGAGACGAATCGGGGCCCTTCGGCAGCCCCTACGTGGATTCGTCCCGCACCGCCGTGACGGAGAAAACCTCCCGCTGCCTGCAGGTGATCTTCCACCTGGACACCATCGAGGGGGAAGATCCGGAGAGAATCGCTGACACCGTCGCCTCATCCTTCACTCAGATCAACGGCGGAAGGGCGAAGTCGGAGGTGATTTCCTGA